The following DNA comes from Girardinichthys multiradiatus isolate DD_20200921_A chromosome 2, DD_fGirMul_XY1, whole genome shotgun sequence.
aatatctacTACAGGGAATTGGTTGTCATTTCTGGGGAACAAccattttatttctagttttagcttttaaaatgaaaaggcaAAACGAAgatggatacattttcttctaaGGAATGTTAATATTTGTTGAAATGTCTGTAAAAAAGCACATAGTTTTCAGGCTAATGTCACAAAAAGTAGatctaaaaaaatacattactagtttgttttgtggaaattCACTGCAATTATTCCtggagaaaactgaaaaacagcatttgttattatatctctatttaaaaacattagttaGGTCTTTATCACATTTAGCCACAGATGGCAGACCCctgacctaaactgacagggtgggcaagaagagcattaattgGTGAAGCAGAGACCTGTGTACGTAGTAAATGTGCTCTGGAAGAGCTGCGAAGGTTTGCTATTTGTTGTGCACTCCATTTGGCCATTTTGAAAGAACCCATTAATGAAAGAAAGCCATCAGAGGTTCCTTCTGTAATGTAAAGGAATCCGATTAAATGTGACAGAAGGTgccctggtcagatgagactaaaagtgacctttttctgtttcctgGAACTCTGCAGATGAATGTCTGATTTGGTTCCAGCACATACGTTGACACATTAACACTGAATTACAAGATTATAAACCACACCAAACGATCTTACTTGTATATCTAAAAAGGCAAATGTTGCGTATGTGGCACGAACAGACAATTTTGACATTCATCATTTGGTCAGATGTTTAGTCAGGTTTAAGAGCTCGTGTGTGTTTGCTGATCTGTGAGCACCAGAGTTGAATCTGCTTCGTTTGTCACCCCAGCAGCTGAAGCATGCTCCTGGCCCAGATAAACCGGGACTCTCAGGGAATGTCGGAGTTTCATGATGCAGACGGACAGCCAGTTACCCTCTGCCTGACAGAGGCTGTGACGGTGGCAGGTAAGTTCCCAGACTTCACTGGCAGTGGTTGATGCTTGTATAACTAATGAAATGCTGGAAAAAACACCAACAACAGGAAGCTATAAGGACTTAAGCACTTAAACTTAATCATAGATCAAACGTTAGAGTCTTTCTCTTCTAACTTTCCAAAAGGGGATCAGATGGAGAACATGGACACAGTCAGCCTGCAGGCCGTGACTCTTGCAGATGGCTCCACCGCCTACATCCAACACGACTCCAAAGCTCCCTTCTCAGACGGGCAGATCATGGACGGTCAGGTGATCCAGCTGGAGGATGGCTCCGCTGCCTACGTTCAGCATGTGTCCGTGCCCAAAGCAGGTAAAATATAAATCCTGCATTATCTCAGTAGTAAGAGAATCACTGCATTGTAATGATGTGTAACAGTACTTTATTATAGGATATTGTTGTTTTGTCTGAAGTAGATCTGTGGCAGGATGTCTTCTGTGCTATGATAGAATCTGTAACTGAGGTGGAAGTGACCATTGTCTACCCACTGTTTGTAGGAGGAGACAGTTTACAGCTTGAAGACGGGCAGGCTGTTCAATTAGAAGACGGAACAACGGCCTACATTCACACACCCAAGGGTAAACCGTCTTCTTTGTGTGGATTTCAGTAGGAAGCTAGAATGATAGCAGTTTTCTTCTTGAGACAGGCCACAGTACATACAGAGATGTGGAAAGAACTTTTATAGCAAGAGTATTCCATCATCTGCTATTTTCTCAGGGTTTCTAATGCATCTGGAAAGGTGTTTCATTGGATTTAGGTATTTGCCAGGTCTgaattccttccttccttcctttctttcttctgcccttccttccttccttccttccttctgcccttccttcctttctttcttctgcccttcctttcttccttcctttctttcttctgcccttccttccttccttccttccttccttcggcccttccttccttccttcggcccttcctttcttccttccttccttccttctgcccttccttccttccttccttctgcccttcctttctttcttccttcctttctttcttccttccttcctttctttcttctgcccttccttccttccttccttcggcccttccttccttccttccttccttcggcccttcctttcttccttccttccttctgcccttccttccttccttccttccttccttccttccttccttctgcccttccttccttccttccttccttccttctgcccttccttccttccttccttccttccttctgcccttccttccttcggcccttccttccttccttccttccttctgcccttccttccttccttccttccttcggcccttccttccttccttccttccttctgccCTTCCaatcttagtttttttttaagcttccaTATTTAAAATCTGACCAATGTAGAAATATCTGGCATAACTTCTCAGTGAACCTTTATATTTTTACCTGTGGtttttaaaatggtttaaaaaaaaaaaaagaagcaagacgATTGGACAGTGTAACTGTACAGGCATTTTGAGTCGACTAAtagtagggatgggtacctttcacatttgaataaGTCGTCGCCGCCGTCGTCCTCTTCTCCTTTTGAATAAACAAATGGTTattcgtttaataataaaatctcaaaacttttcaatttaacatatttatttctctatCTAAACCTTGATGAATATatgaaaacaacatccagctgtttgtattgtaacatctcagttctTCTCCCATGTTCCTGGCTGCAGACGACGAGCCGCTAACGGATGAAGCCGTGCTgacggtgctgaatgcaggagttgtagccgtagatctgagcCTGAAGAAAATTGTTCTTCAGTCTTGAGAAAAATCtggtgcttaaccaggtgcttcctcagattagaagtattcccgccgCTGGCCTTGTACTTGGCAGCGAACGTATTAATCTGCatcatattttgaaaagttgaGCCTTACTTGcgagcgctttctatcagccatgcttgctttgttgaTGGTGccagcggctactgacgtcattacgctcttgtgcgttcaatgctgtgttcatgtcggCATAGAATCATcaactccctcagtgtcacaatgatgcgtttaggtacagAAATATGGTACAACATGGTTCAAACATGGTTTGATTTTACAGAagtcggtacctataaaagtactgCATTCTGTACCCATCCCTACGCATGCCGTTCAGCTGCTCATAGCGTTCAACCAGACCTGAACTCTGTGGGAGTTTTTAGCAGCAGAACTGAGACCATACACCAGCACAGTGTCTGTCCCTCCAGAGGTGTTTTCCCACCAGCTGCATTTCTATGGTGCTGTCAAGTCCAACTCGTACACTATGTTGTCAATATTATTAATCCCAAactccaaaaatatttaaacaatttttactATTGCAGTGTTGATGTCAGTTATGATATATGCCTTTTTTCTTCGTTCCTCTCTTCttcatctgtgcttccatcactctgtgacctttagcattttgccCCACATCTGCTGCTGAGACTCTATCCAACCTGCTAAATATTACTTACTGTAAAATGCAAGTTTCTAACACTTGGCATATATTAGCCAACAACTATAGCACTCTAAACAGTCCTTTGGGATACTATCATAGCACACAATGATGTTGCTACCCTTCACAATATATTATGCAGCACCAGTGTATATTACATGCCTAGTAGGATCCTAAGAATGCCTAAGATTTAAATTGAAACAGGAAACAAGCAGTCCTCGCTGCCCTTATTGGTGTTTATTACTGAACCGAAGCCGGGTTCCACGTTCAGCTATTTAAGCTACGCTTCCTCTTTTTTCTGTGTAGAAACGTATGACCATAACGGCCTGCAGGAGGTACAGCTGGAGGATGGAAGCACTGCCTACATCCAGCACACGGTGCACATGCCTCAGCCCAACACCATCCTGGCCATCCAGGCTGACGGCACCATAGCAGACATGCAGGCTGAAGCCACATGCATCGACCCAGACACCATAAGTGTACTTGAACATTATGGCACCAAGGTGACTGACTACTGCTGTGGCTGCAGTCTGCCTAGCTTAGTGTGGGCTCTCACGGTTGTTGCCTTCTGTTACATTACACTATAAAAAACTATTATGAAGTATTCGCTAGTAGAAAATAATTACATAATACATTCTGAATAACATATATTTAGAGAAATAGCTAACATACATATTCTATAAAAAGATATCTCATTTTTTCCTCCTCAGGTAGAGAATGTGGAGCACCCGTTGGGGTCTTTTGGCAGAGTGGAAGCAGACAACGGTGTCCACATGAGGGTAAcatatctttgtgtttttctttctattaACCTCTCTGTTGAAATCTGATATTCAGTCTGATTTTCTGCTAATTTCTTCAGATTGTGCTACAGGGTCAAGACAACAGGCAACCAAGAGTGACAACTGTTGGAGAAAAGTCTTTCCGCTGTGAATATGAAGGTTGTGGAAAGCTCTACACCACAGCCCACCACCTTAAGGTTCGATTTGCTCTTCTGTTGTCATGTATAAGTATTCTTAGTTCTCGCCGCTTGCTGCTGATCAAGAGTGTTATTTTCAGAAGAGGATACTCTTGCAGCATGTTGTGGAAAACGACTTTTCTCTGTCAGCTGTGCCACTTCAGAGTTTTGTGTTCACATCTGGCAGGTACACGAGCGCTCGCACACTGGTGACAAACCGTACATCTGTGATTATCGGGGCTGTGGAAAGAAGTTTGCAACAGGTAGCTGATTGATATTCTCTCAAGCTGGTGTTTAATCTCATAGACATTGTTTATCTGTTTCATATGACctattttgttattgtttatcCCATAATTTCTGTTGTGAAGAAATGTCTTCTGTTAGCTGTTGAAGGATATCAGTTAGGGTGAACTAAGCAAATGCAGTGAAGTGTTGTTCAGAGGAATAATTCGCCAGGAAATAAAAAGCCTCCCTGACTATCGATTTGTGTGGCAATGCAAGGTTATGGACTGAAGAGTCACTCGCGGACACATACAGGGGAAAAGCCATACAGATGTCAGGAGATCAgctgctgcaagtcttttaaaaCCTCCGGAGACCTTCAAAAGCACACTAGGACCCATACAGGTACAGAGTTAGAAACTTGGCAACTAAAAATCACTTTGTTGCAACATGCTGTAATCTTTAAAAGGTGCATAAATGTGCATTTTGTGTTTGGCAAAGGGAGACAACAGAGATGTGCTAATTAGAATTTGGTTTGTGAAAAGCATTGACCTTCCTGAACCACATTTTCTTGATTCTGATCTATCTTTAAGAAATGTAATGCAAGAACAgccttcaaaatattttttctaggCTTCGTGCAGTTACCTGCtcataattatttatattgaaagTAAATTTTACGAATGCAAAATCACA
Coding sequences within:
- the znf143b gene encoding zinc finger protein 143, translating into MLLAQINRDSQGMSEFHDADGQPVTLCLTEAVTVAGDQMENMDTVSLQAVTLADGSTAYIQHDSKAPFSDGQIMDGQVIQLEDGSAAYVQHVSVPKAGGDSLQLEDGQAVQLEDGTTAYIHTPKETYDHNGLQEVQLEDGSTAYIQHTVHMPQPNTILAIQADGTIADMQAEATCIDPDTISVLEHYGTKVENVEHPLGSFGRVEADNGVHMRIVLQGQDNRQPRVTTVGEKSFRCEYEGCGKLYTTAHHLKVHERSHTGDKPYICDYRGCGKKFATGYGLKSHSRTHTGEKPYRCQEISCCKSFKTSGDLQKHTRTHTGEKPFRCPIEGCGRSFTTSNIRKVHIRTHTGERPYYCSEPSCGRSFASATNYKNHMRIHTGEKPYVCTVPGCEKRFTEYSSLYKHHVVHTPCKPYNCNHCGKTYKQISTLAMHKRTAHNDTEPIEEEQEAYFEPPADAIDDPNVSYTPTVVEADDSGSEPVPVESSDISGQQQVALVTQEDGTQQVSISEADLQAMGGTITMVTQEGTTITIPAHELATQGAHSVTMVTTDGSDEQVAIMTPDMASFQTVEEANYSQDDLHPVTLLATPNGTHIAVQLSDQPSLEEAIRIASRIQQGETPGLDD